Part of the Gigantopelta aegis isolate Gae_Host unplaced genomic scaffold, Gae_host_genome ctg8852_pilon_pilon, whole genome shotgun sequence genome is shown below.
CTCTAGCTCCAAACGGTCGACATCTCTTAAAAGTTTCTGCACTACCTCAAAGGCATTATAGACATCTTGTTGCATTCCTTCTATGGTGATTTGTCCAAGGTTTTGCTGGAATGTCACACTTACTTGAAATTCGTTTCTAAGACTGTAAACCTTTTGTCTCTTCATGAAAAAAAGAACATGTTTATAAGTCTGCAATAATGATGAACAataagagttaaaaaaaaaacccacctacatGCTGATTCCATTACAAAGTGAAATATCTTTATAAGAGTTGGACCAATATCTATTATATTAAtgattattaaacaaatgtctGATCATGGGTTAAAATATAAGTATATAATTCTTAAgaaatttacttttaattaaCTTGTATCATTTTTAGTTTTACCTGTGACTGATTCAAATGTTCCAAAGCTTCATCTGCAATTACTTTCTTGATGGTCTCATCCCTACAGTAACTGTCTACTGCCTGAATGCATCCATCAATGCTtgtatagtcatcagagaagtAATACAGAGAAACTTCAGAACTATCATCTGAAGCAGATGGTAGGCTGGTTTCTTCATGTTTAGAGCCATAGCCAATAAagccttaaaaaaaaaaaaaaaaacccaattgatATCCACACATTTagtaatacaatataaacagtttaaacagaATACAGAAACTAGTAACAAGAATTCTGAGCAATTAATGGTCTTGCCTGCCATAAACTGGTtcaatgaattaaaataataatttgtgatgtaaaattcagaattattgtatatctctgtgtattagccgactttggATAAGCTGACCCCTTAGTTTGCACCTCAATATCTGGTACAAAAAGGTTGGTATGATGTAAAAGCTACCTCAGCTTTTATGTAGTTGAAACGGGCAAAAacttaaatacaatgtatatcgtaaaaaaaattctgaaaaaaacccaccatactattttaatttgtaaaacaaaaataatcagtAATATGGATTGCTACTTCTAATCTGTggtcaatattattataactgaACACAACTGCAATAGTGTAGGTGATATATTGACATGTTTTCAATTTACTTAGATGTCAAAGGTTCACAACCTGTTAAATGTATCTAACATATCTTTCataatatcatatcaaaatatatttatatttcaactaACTTTGGGCAAATTAAAATTGTACACACAGCTATAACAATGTTAAAAACCAAATGgcaaaatgtcattaatgacAATGTTAGTACGTTTTAGGGTATTTAAAACAGCATTCGAAAGGTTCGTTACATATCACTTGTTTAAACACATATCTTTGCCAGTTCTCTCTATATCAAGTTATATTGAAGACCACACTAACATATATTAGTGGCCCATTTCATCCTCGATTCTGTGGATTTATTAAAAAGGTTCAAATTAATGCTATTATAAATATAGATGactgaaacaaataataaagttaGCAAtctttcctttaaaatatttctacgaaccAGTCGCTTTGACAAACTGCCTAAATGGCAATTCGAAAAGAATATCTACATATTTGATCATATAATGATCATTAAAGCATGAAGcaatatatcaacaaacaatTTCCAATCATACTTGAAACTCTGAGGCAGTATAAACAAACATCTTTCCACtttatcagtttgtttttagttGTTCTCCATTTGGCTGGAACATAATCCGTTCTCCTCTCCTTGCTTGGAGTTTAGGGTGTAtaaaaatacaactttttgCATTACATAATTGTCAAAAGACCCCAAGACTGCTATGTTGAAAAAATTATTGATGCTGAAATGTCTGTTAACATGTTAGCAAAACGATTTAACATCACaacaaaaattttaaattataatttgctCTTTTAGTCCtccttaaaaacaacaacttactTTCATAAAAGAAATCCTgcagtaaaataatatatagccaaatagtatatattatttgatgaAAGTACGGAATGTATTAAACcattaaacttaaaaataattctttgaACATTCTGCATTGAAAGTAGTTAAAATATAGCGATCTCAGATTTACATGTatcaaatactattttttttaaatatgaaagatTTGTTACCAAATTTAACAACCATTTCTATGCTATAAACAAGTAAATTTTATTCTAGATAGACTTTAAAATAGCATAAATATAATGTCTATGATTTCGTTTACTGCAGAAAATCTAAATTAACTAATTTAGAAGCACATTCATTCACATAATAAACAAGtcagaaacaaaatgtatttaactggAGTTCTGCATTTAAAATGTGCACAAACGTTCTTCCTTGCCAAAAATTTCTCTCAATAGCAAAAGGGTTGGTAACTCATTGGTTTGCtacaaaaatcatattttatggTAACGAACCTTTCTGTAATGAACATGTTATCCGCTaatgtaaaaaacatttaaacaaaatatgttcaatTCAAAACAGTTGTAACTGTTTTGTCAGGTATCATACACATAATTTGTAAAAGTCCTGATGTGTTAATACTTTTAATATTCTTACGTTAGTGAAAAAATAATGgtaatgtacatttatatactaAGTTTAAAGTTACGGAGCCAATCAAAATTAATAccattttactattgccacacaCTGTAAAACTGACAATTGACCTGTGtgcagtactattggcaaacgTGTAGTGTCATATTTACCGGGGCTacattcagccagaccgagcggaaaaacaTCCGCTAAACTGGATTATATGCTTCACGGtgaaccaaatggccacgttgggaaccaaaTATTTCGCGAATGTTAGCgaaacatttgctggctgaactggGACTGGTTTACTGCTTAGTGTGTTGCGCCTGCACAGAcgggacaggttttttttttcaggactaagttcagccagcggtTTGTCGCTAACACTTGTCTTGGAAGActgatttttacgctacacattaaaccgaatgaccacttcgggaaccagtcaaaatatgtttgcaaacgtttagcaaaaaacAGCTGGCTGAACGctgcaatgttactttatttctgCTGTGTCATGTGCATACTTCACATTACAGACGACATTAAGACTGTCAAAGAggtgataaaaataaatgtttacacaGTACACTCAATTGTTGGACAATTATGCTTTATGTAGTTGTTATAATTGTAACCTTTGCTCCGATTTTTCGCTACTAATATGAAGGCCTACTTTGATTTAACAACAAATAGCGACGCATGTCGACACCTTTCAATtttcggacccttgttttggtttcGTACAAAGTATATAAAACAGACCCAatggtaattttattttatatgatatacttgacaaaaggtactttttatttatttttttatcttttaaaacttaaaaaattaatattttgtcaagaattgtgaaaaattaaaaagtaaacagcgttgtctgcctgttatgttaatttgtcacaacttgtgttatttaaattgttaattacatgtatgccTACATATTGTATTTTGAAACGGaactgaaacggaatttacaaaaacatgaaatggaaAACCACTGGgtctatatatattatctatgaAATGAGCAAATGTAACTAAGCCTGTTACATCATTTAGTATTATAAAAAGTGGCTGAAACTTAACATTTCACAGCAGCGATagcaaatattttttcaaaaatggtgaCTTTCAGAGCTGTGTATAGGGAAAGTGGAcgattttcaaattttaaaaccaaGTGACGATAGATCACGGGAACCCTAACATTTAATATCTGATGAATTATTGTGCTTTCCaagctttaattttttttttaattacggGCGCATCAAATACACCAGTTTATTGAGAATGAGTGTAAGATGAACATCCatctataaaccaagtttcattaacctaggacttatagtttgttaGCTAAACACAAAAGCTGAGACCATCACACCACTGTTATTAAAGTAATACTTACATCTTGTCTTTTGACTTTGTCAAGGTGGATTACAAataggacatacatgtatatgtac
Proteins encoded:
- the LOC121367085 gene encoding uncharacterized protein LOC121367085 gives rise to the protein MAASSADNVAESFVTAINNHQKSNPSICDVRIIIFQPDMLQSFTDTIQKALGQKAGKPGFWHTVTDTVKGFIGYGSKHEETSLPSASDDSSEVSLYYFSDDYTSIDGCIQAVDSYCRDETIKKVIADEALEHLNQSQRQKVYSLRNEFQVSVTFQQNLGQITIEGMQQDVYNAFEVVQKLLRDVD